Within the Scomber scombrus chromosome 4, fScoSco1.1, whole genome shotgun sequence genome, the region ctgaaggtcagatctgagtctatcagcacgccaaggtttcggacttggttgctagtttttagagagagtgactcgagatgtttactgacagcaatcctcttctctttattgccaaaaacaattacctcagttttgtcctgatttaattgaaggaaaatttggttcatccaatgtgttacttgctctaaacagtgacacaatgactgtattggactgtagtcatccggggacagtgctaggtatatctgcgtgtcatctgcataactgtgatagtctacattagagttctgcagaatttgacccaaaggcagcatatatagactgaacagaaggggtccaagaactgacccctgaggaactccacatgtcatagccactcgatcggattcataacttccaatggtcacaaaataactccgctcctccaagtaggacatgaaccattctaggactgttccgctgagtcctgcccaagtttccaacctgttgaacagtatactgtgatccacagagctgtttctgtactgtggtgaggtcggaagcctgattgaaatttgtcaaaaaggccactggagttcaagaaattgctgagttgattaaaaaccactttctcaatgatcttgcctataaaaggaagatttgagataggtctgtagttggttaacatggaagcatccagcgttctcttttttaagagtggcttaacGGCAGCTACAGACATTAACTCTCGCCCAGTTCTTAAGACAGCATTCCTAAGATTATTTTTGAGTCTGCAGTAATCTTCTCCAACTCTTACTATTTCCAGTGGACAGATTGTAAATGGCAGCTTAGTTATGGTCTGACCAGTATTCCTAAATGTGAAACAAAAGCTTAAACAAGTCAAAAAGATTTACTTTTAATGCTCAATACTAAACCCCACATATCTTAACTACAGTTCATTCACACACAAGGCAAGCATCACACAAATCATCATAAGGGAGCCAAATTACTTTTACGACAGGATTTTGGAATAATTAAACCTCCTATTTACACAGTTCCCTGTGCACCTGCTTGATTACTACCTTACTTTACCTATTTATCTTCAGAGATGCACACGGTCATGCCATGGGCCACCCCAGAGACATCACTCCAGCACCAGCTGGCTTATTCAACTGGGCAAGTTCAACAAACCACCTCATGGGGCTACACACACATGACCCCACTAACTAACCTGGAACTAAATAACTAGGTCCCAGATGAACCCCACTATTATGATATGGTTCGCTTGAACATCAAACATATTACTGAACATAATACCAGGATAGAAGTTTACTGCAGTGTGCATTcattgaataaatgaatgaataactaAAAAACAGATACTTAGCCCCACATAGGTTCTGATGCAGCTGGGTGGAGAGAGAGGTTAACAAATAGGCCTGGCCATAAAGATTCAGCACATTAGACAGCACAGGTGCCTGCCAATCATATGATCAACCTCGAGGTAAAGCAAGATGTAAGGATATATCAAGTGACGGTGTGATTTGATCAGCACAGTATTTGGGAATATGTTCAATGACAGCACAATACAAACCAAAATAATAAAGGTCTTAATACTTTATTTTGGACCAGAGCCCGGCTGAAACACAGGAAATATTGTCCTTATTACTCCACTACTATTACTCAACATGTGTAGTTACTTAAAAATTCAATCAGCTACAACACTAAAATGTTGCATAAATGTTGATGCATTTAGTATAATAATATGTGGTATGTAATTGACAATAAATCAGCACTCTGAAAGTGGCCATGCATACTTTTTACTCATGATAATTGTTGTATGGAGGCAAGTATGGATGTTCACATACAATGAACAATCATTGTTTCTGAAATTTGAAACAGAATTTCCCCTGATTAAAAGCTGGTAGTCACAGTTAGAGATTTAGTCATTTACCAAAGCATCAGTGACTATACAATAACAATGTGTCACAGCAATAGTTACAAAATGCTAAACAGCAATGTTATGCGGAAAGATGAGATAATAAGATTATAAGATTATATCTAATATACTTTAGGACACGTATGCAGAGCAACAAGCCTACATCAAACTACCTACACCAACCACCTCCTCAACTTTATTGGAACTATAACTTAGTTATGGGTCAGACCATAACTAAGCTGCCATTTACAATGTGTCCACTGGAAATAATAAGAGTTGGAGAAGATTACTGCAGACTCAAAAATCATCTTAGGAATGCTGTCTTAAGAACTGGGCGAGAGATAATGTCTGTTGTGAAGTCAGATATCCCTGTTTGAGTTGTGATCAAATCCTTAGagtatattaaaacacatgcacacaaatattCATAGAGATTAATAgactttattaaatattattgccACATCATTTGAATAATCGTTAGTAAGCAGACTTCTGAATAAATATGttagttatttaaaataaatagataaataaatatataaatacgaAAAGTGTAATGTCATTCagcagaataaattaaaaacatacacatcaAAGAGTGCCACCTTGTGGTCAAACCTGACTGTGTCAATACAAAACGACTTTCACTTATGGTACTtggtacatacagtaaatagaCAATCTGCAGAACATGCAGAAGTTTTTCCAGCAAGTAacaaaactgctttttaaaatgattgactCAAAACAGTTGAATTATAGAATCTGTTCAATACCCAAATCCTCTTTTAAAGAGGGACTTGAAGGACCACATACAGATCCATACTTCACTTAGGGTATATTTGGCAGATTTTAACTTTGACGTTGGATGTTGAAGGTGCGGTAGCGGTTGGCGGTCTGCAAGCACATTTCCAAGGGCTTGTTGTCTTGCCCAGCTGTGCTGATGTACCAGTTGGGGAAACTGGCCGACATTAGAGTGCTGACATTCACCCCAGTGTCCTGTTTGTAGAAGAGAAACCGCTCCATGTCGCTTCCCGAGCTGATGCTCTTCAGGCTTTTTTTGTCCTCCACCGTCTGAAGTAAGAAAAGATACATGTCAGAAAAGTTTGAATATCATACTGGATAAAAGTAGTGTCTCATACCAAATGTAAATTCATctataaatatgtgaaatgcCATTTTCTGATGAAGATTCAGATTAGATTTAATAAGACTTTTACCTCCAGATGCAGGGTTGGCTGGTCACCAACTTGACAACACGACAGGTAGAACTTTGTGTCCTTGATTCCCAGAGCCACAGGTCGGGCCTCAGCGCTCGGTGCAGGGTGCACGTAAGTTGACATGTTCAAGTGAACTGAGGATCGAACAGAGGATACAAGTTCAATAATAGCAGCAACAGATATCATCCAATCACGAATGACAGTCTATTATGGCTGTGATGAAGTTTGCTAAAGTCTGCAGACACAGTGATTAATTTCATCTGTCCAGGCTATGATTGAGATGTTATGTTTCATGGCGTTATAGCAATAGAAACACTGaattttcactatttttgggacatttttggtgaaataaatGTTACACAAAATATCATCTTTCAAAAGCTTCAGGTAAATAGATCAAGCTGACAGAAATCTGTCATCAACTTGTTCAAATGTCTACCATTAACCAGAAAATGAATTTCTATCCATCAGATCTAACTGTTACATGCAATTACCTTTGCGGTTGTCACTTCCTCCTTGCAGCATCACAGCGTGGAGCTCCATGCTGTCCTGAACAAGTACTAAGCTCCTCTTCTGGCTGTCAGTCACACTGCACTCGTGCTCGCCCGTCCTGCTGAACTTATCTGGTGCAGCTGACTCACACTCGAACACAATTTGCTCTGAGGGGAAAGAGGCACAGATGATGAGTTATGCTGTTGTTCTTTCACCAGTAAGCAACAAGAAGTAATTTAGAGTAGTATTCAGACAGTTCAGGTATGGTGTGTTAACCACCTAAACAGTTCAGTAAATGATTTCAATGCAGTAGTGTTGAAATAAGGTGTCAACTGTGTGATTACCTTCTACAATGCTTTCAAACATGATGTCAAGCAGGTGTTCATCTCTGAACTCGGTGCTCAGCAGTGACTCTGACACGTTGTCCTTAAGCCTGTCCATGGCGATGATGAGGTTGGCCACACGTTTCATTGTCAGTGGATGATGGGAGATCTCCAAGTCCAGTCCCTTGGGCATCTTGGTGCTCCACATCTCGCTCACGTTGCATCTCATTGCGGATTCCATCTTTTTATGAATTTGGTAAGATCTGCATGAAGACAAAGAGATTTCTGGTGATTCACAAAATACTTAGCAAGACACAGCAGaatgtttagttttatattgtaatataacttttaaaatgcagcatGGTTTAGAACAGTGTTTTTCAATCCTGTGGCACCACCTGTCCTGCAGGTCAGATGGACCCCAGGACCTGTATTGAAAAACACTGGTGTAGAATATCTGATACAGAATAGATTTTTATCTGACAGCAACAGTGTGAACTCTCTATCAGCTTATAATGCCACTACAGGCATCAGAGTGTGTTA harbors:
- the LOC133978968 gene encoding interleukin-1 beta-like, which translates into the protein MESAMRCNVSEMWSTKMPKGLDLEISHHPLTMKRVANLIIAMDRLKDNVSESLLSTEFRDEHLLDIMFESIVEEQIVFECESAAPDKFSRTGEHECSVTDSQKRSLVLVQDSMELHAVMLQGGSDNRKVHLNMSTYVHPAPSAEARPVALGIKDTKFYLSCCQVGDQPTLHLETVEDKKSLKSISSGSDMERFLFYKQDTGVNVSTLMSASFPNWYISTAGQDNKPLEMCLQTANRYRTFNIQRQS